TCAAATTTTAATAGTTCTGCTCCTCTTTTTCTTCCTTCTGGCGTGTCATTCATTAAAAACCTTGAATAGACCTTGGCTTTAGCTCTTTCTATTTCCCATTTATCAATAAAATATGGCAGAACTAAAGTTGTCTTTCCAGAAGTCCAGTCTAAAAATTCTCTCGGTTTTGTTTTTATAACATCATTCAATATAGTTTTCAACCCTTCTTTTCCTTCATACAGCTCTACTACTGGTTTTTTTGTTTTATGTTTCGCTAGCTCCAAAAGCTGGGGCATAATATTTTGCAAGCTTAATTCTTTCTCCCTTAAAAAATCCATTAGCTTGCCAGGATTCACAGCTCTGAAATATCTTCTATTATTTTTGATAATATTGCTGGCTAGTCCTTTATCAACTAATTTAGCTAAAGTATCATATATGTGCGGCCTTGAAATCTTGCTTTTTTCAGCGATATCGGAAGCTAAAGCTTCCTCTTGCTCCAGCAACAATAAATAAACATCTGCTTCGTTGTTGCTTAAGCCCATATTTGTTAAAGCCGTTCTATCCATAAGCAATGGAAATCCTTCCTCATATTTAAATTTTTTTCTTTTATTGTACTAAAAAGTACAACAAATATTTAAATAGATTATAACTATATAGTGGTTAATATGACTAAAAAATACGATGCCTATCTGGGAATCTTGCCAGACAACCATTTTGCGCCAATCCAGTCAGACAGGATTACCGCTCCTTTAGGCCAGCTTGTAATAGCTTCTTATGCTAAAGAGAGGATTTCTGGTTTGGAAGCAATGGCGTTTAACTGTATGAAAACTAATGAAAAAACAATGGAGCAAATCGTAGATGATTTCTTAGCAGCTGGAAAAAAGGTTGCTGTAGGTTTAACATTAATCACAGGTAATGCTGATAATGCGTTTAATTTGGCAAAAAAATTAAATGAAAAGGGAGTTGATGTTTATATTGGTGGTCCGGAAACAACGCAGATTGGCAAAGAAATTCTTGAAAATAGGCACTATATAAAAGCAGCCATATTCGGGGCAGGAGAAAAAATAATTGCCCGAATTTTAGAAGGCAATCCATTAAAATTCATTCCTAACCTGGCCTATGAGGAAAAAGAAGGCAAAATTCTAGAAACAAAGAAAGACCCATCAACTGTAAAATTAGACTTTGAAAATATTAAAGTCGATTATGGATTATTATTTGACTTATTGAAACATGAAGGCGTTTCCTATTTGTTTGGCAATGACTGCCAAAATGCCAAAGAGAGATGCTATTTTTGTGGCAGAATTTCATTGGGTTTTGGCTATAGAAACCCAGAACAGGTATGGAAAGAAA
The DNA window shown above is from Candidatus Woesearchaeota archaeon and carries:
- a CDS encoding helix-turn-helix domain-containing protein, whose amino-acid sequence is MDRTALTNMGLSNNEADVYLLLLEQEEALASDIAEKSKISRPHIYDTLAKLVDKGLASNIIKNNRRYFRAVNPGKLMDFLREKELSLQNIMPQLLELAKHKTKKPVVELYEGKEGLKTILNDVIKTKPREFLDWTSGKTTLVLPYFIDKWEIERAKAKVYSRFLMNDTPEGRKRGAELLKFDQCELRYLPKGMETPSHIYIYGDKLAITLWTKDFPFGILVHNKEIADRFKEFFNWFWKISNRK